The following proteins are co-located in the bacterium genome:
- a CDS encoding protein kinase, translating into MERKTLAHYRILEKLGEGGMGEVFLAEDTRLGRRVAVKLLTAERAGDPERLGRFRREAQAVAALNHPNIVTLYGIEEEDGLPFLIMELVEGDRLDSLIPQSGRLRPERVGRARQRSRSAARTAAVQGAGGADELA; encoded by the coding sequence GTGGAAAGAAAGACTCTCGCGCACTACCGGATTCTCGAGAAGCTCGGCGAAGGAGGCATGGGCGAGGTCTTCCTGGCTGAGGACACGCGGCTCGGGCGCCGTGTCGCCGTGAAGCTCCTGACGGCGGAGAGGGCCGGCGATCCGGAGAGGCTGGGGCGCTTCCGCCGCGAGGCGCAGGCCGTGGCTGCCCTCAACCACCCAAACATCGTCACCCTGTACGGCATCGAGGAGGAGGACGGGCTCCCGTTTCTCATCATGGAACTCGTCGAGGGCGACCGGCTTGACAGCCTGATCCCCCAAAGCGGTCGGCTTCGGCCTGAAAGAGTGGGTCGAGCACGACAGCGATCTCGGTCCGCTGCGCGAACTGCCGCGGTTCAAGGAGCTGGTGGCGCAGATGAACTAGCCTGA